A window from Gottschalkiaceae bacterium SANA encodes these proteins:
- a CDS encoding CoA transferase subunit A — protein MVKIMDIEKALTLVPHGATIMFGGFLGCGSAHQMIDALSKSEKENFTIICNDAAILNGPDGSEHYAIAKLIHNKQVKHLIASHVGLNPEVAAQVREGELKVTLIPQGSMAEMIRAGGAGLGGVLTPTGVGTILEDNSEIVYEKKRIDGVDYLLMKPLHADIAIINADQIDTNGNMWYKGTTRNFNPLMATAADLVIAEADHVVQVGIIEPENVITPGVFVDYIVRGGKQNG, from the coding sequence ATGGTTAAAATTATGGATATTGAAAAAGCGCTGACGCTTGTACCGCATGGCGCAACAATCATGTTTGGCGGTTTTCTTGGATGTGGAAGCGCGCATCAGATGATAGATGCGCTTTCAAAAAGTGAAAAGGAAAATTTTACAATTATCTGCAACGATGCAGCAATTTTAAATGGTCCGGATGGAAGTGAGCATTATGCAATCGCTAAATTAATTCACAACAAACAAGTGAAACACTTGATTGCGTCACATGTGGGCTTAAATCCAGAAGTGGCGGCTCAAGTTCGTGAAGGCGAGTTGAAAGTTACCTTGATACCTCAGGGGTCCATGGCTGAAATGATTCGAGCGGGAGGTGCCGGTCTGGGCGGGGTACTCACACCGACAGGAGTGGGCACCATTCTAGAGGATAATTCGGAAATCGTATATGAAAAGAAAAGGATTGATGGGGTGGATTATCTTCTCATGAAACCACTACACGCAGATATCGCCATTATCAATGCTGATCAAATAGATACGAATGGGAACATGTGGTACAAAGGGACAACGCGTAATTTCAATCCTCTGATGGCGACTGCAGCTGATCTTGTTATTGCAGAAGCGGATCATGTGGTTCAAGTAGGAATCATTGAACCTGAAAATGTGATAACACCCGGCGTATTTGTAGACTATATCGTAAGAGGGGGAAAACAGAATGGATAA